One Oncorhynchus masou masou isolate Uvic2021 chromosome 18, UVic_Omas_1.1, whole genome shotgun sequence DNA window includes the following coding sequences:
- the gip gene encoding gastric inhibitory polypeptide, which translates to MKVALFSLVVLCVAGMLRAEVLSQSDENSLTENGQGLGRRYAESTIASDMSKIMDSMVQKNFVNFLLNQREKKSMSNVTPEEDPEARLYNNLLKKLALCIRSKGQIH; encoded by the exons ATGAAGGTAGCTTTGTTTTCACTGGTGGTTCTCTGCGTGGCTGGGATGCTGCGTGCTGAAGTCCTGTCCCAGTCTGACGAGAACAG TCTCACAGAAAATGGACAGGGTTTGGGGAGAAGATATGCAGAGTCAACCATTGCCAGTGACATGAGCAAAATCATGGACTCCATGGTGCAGAAGAATTTTGTCAACTTCCTGCTCaaccagagagagaaaaagagcat GTCTAATGTCACTCCAGAGGAAGATCCAGAGGCTCGCCTGTACAACAATCTCCTGAAAAAGCTTGCACTGTGCATTCGCAGCAAGGGACAGATCCAT TGA
- the snf8 gene encoding vacuolar-sorting protein SNF8, producing MHRRGVGAGAIAKKKLAEAKYKERGTVLAEDQIVQMSKQLETFKSNLEEFASKHKQEIRKSSQFRVQFQEMCATIGVDPLASGKGFWSEMLGVGDFYYELGVQIIEVCLALKHRNGGLITLDELHHRVLKGRGKFAQDVSQDDLVRAIKKLKVMGNGFGMIPVGGSYLVQSVPAELNMDHTVVLQLAEKKGYVSVSEIRESLKWERERACHVLDHLLKEGLAWLDSQASGEPQYWLPALFSELTSRDVTPEEANQITP from the exons ATGCATAGGAGAGGAGTAGGTGCGGGAGCTATCGCCAAAAAGAAGCTTGCAGAG GCCAAGtataaagagagggggacagtgtTAGCTGAGGATCAAATTGTTCAG ATGTCAAAACAGCTGGAGACCTTCAAATCTAACCTTGAGGAATTTGCCAGCAAGCACAAACAAGAGATTCGTAAGAGTTCCCAGTTCCGGGTCCAGTTTCAGGAGATGTGTGCCACCATTGGAGTTGACCCACTTGCCT CTGGCAAAGGCTTTTGGTCTGAGATGCTTGGTGTGGGTGACTTCTATTACGAGCTGGGTGTGCAGATAATTGAAGTATGCCTGGCACTGAAACACAGAAATGGAG GACTTATTACCCTGGACGAACTCCATCACAGAGTGTTGAAGGGAAGGGGGAAATTTGCTCAGGATGTGAGCCA AGATGACTTGGTGCGGGCCATAAAGAAGCTGAAAGTCATGGGGAACGGCTTTGGAATGATTCCTGTTGGGGGCTCTTACCTCGTGCAGTCAGTGCCAGCAGAGCTCAACATGGACCACACTGTGGTACTTCAGCTGGCTGAG AAGAAGGGCTACGTTTCAGTGAGTGAGATCAGAGAGAGTCTTAAGTGGGAGCGAGAGCGAGCCTGTCATGTGCTG GATCACCTATTGAAAGAGGGCTTGGCGTGGTTGGATTCCCAAGCTTCTGGAGAGCCACAGTATTGGCTGCCAGCCCTCTTTTCTGAGCTGACTTCCCGTGATGTCACACCTGAGGAGGCAAATCAGATAACGCCTTAA
- the calcoco2 gene encoding calcium-binding and coiled-coil domain-containing protein 2: MESVESAANMELSTTFSQVVFQEIPHSYAPNIAVTCSYTLTAAIKQNPRDWVGIFKVGWSTTKDYYTFVWIEPSLDLIKQDANKKQVLFSAYYLPKDDAEFYQFCYIDSNGQVRGASTPFCFKTSGEQSTDGSLENDLLVITTQEKVEQREREKEEMVMELGQLKEQNEILRGVLKEQQQEIDCLKLSNEELYKADGNLEKQQQKSREHEQLTQKAKSMEDSPKGQEEQVVQSEREKEEMAMELGQLKEQNETLTRALKEQQQEIDRLKESKEELAQVVSKLEQQQQNAREHEELTQKDKSMDESHTRQESLTAICEKYERALSKIKQLKKEQEELKEKVEVQSVEIAQLSPRLRDSEQESHRLKDHIQLLQVDLQSSEKEKAKLSVELRKLRGLTLDLDDLKTENKALHRSLSEQGHQPQQEMVDSDLKVQYQALLGQLQEARTQLHQELQASNNTRRRAEQAEGELVKVNECTNLIVMRSTQAEQKIIKLEMQLLEFHRVVEEKESMVEIAKVEKEELSRENQDLKRNVERLRKEFSDIQAAPVSMQHPNPYGSSTDPTPTEEQQQDTLAASLHFGNPYETPGPATNAEELSLTCRHCHECFPGITPNELELHEDSHRVCPFCTLICDGMEQTKYEEHVYSHEV, from the exons ATGGAGAGCGTCGAAAGTGCAGCCAACATGGAATTGTCAACAACCTTTTCCCAGGTTGTATTTCAGGAAATCCCCCACTCCTACGCGCCAAATATTGCCGTGACTTGCAGCTACACTCTGACAGCAGCCATTAAACAGAACCCCAGAGACTGGGTGGGGATATTCAAG GTGGGCTGGAGCACCACAAAGGATTATTACACATTTGTGTGGATAGAACCATCATTGGATCTGATAAAACAGGATGCAAACAAAAAACAAGTGCTTTTTAGTG CATACTACTTGCCAAAGGATGATGCAGAGTTCTATCAGTTCTGCTATATTGATAGCAACGGCCAAGTGAGAGGAGCCAGCACCCCCTTCTGCTTTAAAACCTCAGGGGAACAAAGCACAGATGGCAGCCTGGAAAACGACCTCTTGGTCATCACAACACAG GAAAAGGTAGAGCAACGTgaaagggagaaagaagagaTGGTCATGGAGTTGGGGCAACTGAAAGAGCAAAATGAGATTTTGAGAGGAGTCCTGAAGGAGCAACAGCAAGAGATTGATTGCCTCAAG TTGTCTAACGAGGAACTATACAAGGCAGACGGGAACctggagaagcagcagcagaagTCAAGAGAGCATGAACAACTGACACAGAAAGCTAAATCAATGGAAGACTCACCCAAAGGACAGGAG GAACAGGTGGTGCaaagtgagagggagaaagaggagatggCCATGGAGTTGGGGCAACTGAAAGAGCAAAATGAGACTCTGACACGTGCCCTAAAGGAGCAACAGCAAGAGATTGATCGCCTCAAG GAATCTAAAGAGGAACTTGCACAGGTAGTGAGCAAACTGGAGCAACAGCAACAGAATGCTAGAGAGCATGAAGAACTGACACAGAAGGACAAATCAATGGATGAATCACACACAAGACAGGAG TCTCTGACTGCTATTTGTGAGAAATATGAACGAGCATTGAGCAAGATcaaacagctgaagaaggagcaAGAGGAGTTGAAAGAAAAGGTTGAGGTTCAAAGTGTGGAGATTGCACA GCTGAGCCCAAGGCTCAGAGATTCTGAGCAGGAGTCTCACAGACTGAAGGATCACATTCAGCTTCTACAG GTGGATCTCCAGAGCAGTGAGAAAGAGAAGGCGAAGCTTTCTGTGGAGCTGCGCAAACTGCGTGGTCTCACCCTTGATCTGGATGACTTGAAGACGGAGAACAAGGCCTTACACAGAAGCCTGTCAGAGCAGGGGCACCAGCCACAGCAGGAGATGGTGGACAGTGATTTGAAG GTGCAATACCAAGCTCTTCTTGGCCAGCTGCAGGAGGCTCGGACACAGTTGCACCAGGAGCTGCAGGCTTCCAACAACACACGCAGACGTGCAGAGCAAGCAGAGGGGGAACTGGTGAAGGTCAATGAGTGCACGAATCTCATAGTCATGAGGTCTACACAGGCGGAGCAGAAAATCATAAAACTAGAG ATGCAACTTTTAGAGTTCCACAGAGTCGTTGAGGAGAAAGAAAGCATGGTAGAGATCGCTAAAGTAGAGAAAGAGGAGTTGTCCAGAGAAAATCAG GATCTCAAAAGAAATGTTGAGAGACTTCGCAAGGAGTTTTCTGACATCCAGGCTGCTCCAGTGTCCATGCAGCATCCCAACCCTTATGGCTCTTCAACTGACCCCACCCCCACTGAGGAGCAGCAGCAAGATACACTGGCTGCCTCTCTCCACTTTGGGAACCCATATGAGACCCCAG GCCCTGCGACAAACGCGGAGGAG TTGTCCTTGACGTGTCGTCACTGCCATGAGTGCTTCCCTGGCATCACCCCGAATGAGCTGGAGCtgcatgaggacagccacagagTGTGCCCCTTTTGCACCCTCATCTGTGACGGAATGGAGCAGACCAAGTATGAGGAACATGTCTACAGCCATGAGGTGTAG